One window from the genome of Sandaracinaceae bacterium encodes:
- a CDS encoding TetR/AcrR family transcriptional regulator translates to MIDDRLSFMSAIDKGVPDDDVQTHEKPDGRRTDTRARLLDEALRLLLAEGYEAATTGRIAKRAGIRQSSFYSHFASREACLAEAATREAELLVQRLGSRRRALRDAPMALRRSREAAVAGLEMALAHLATHDELRALIAMRHAEHAAGDAVRAALARLRDGLVKDLDVFGVVAPRDATMRVELMMALTSEAADGVHEGRYTLDAVVPVLMDQVGALFPRSDTP, encoded by the coding sequence ATGATAGACGATAGGTTATCGTTTATGTCCGCGATTGACAAGGGCGTCCCCGACGACGACGTGCAAACCCACGAGAAACCCGACGGGCGGCGCACGGACACGCGCGCGCGCCTGCTGGACGAGGCGTTGCGCCTCCTGCTCGCAGAGGGGTACGAGGCCGCCACCACTGGGCGAATCGCGAAGCGTGCCGGCATCCGTCAGTCCAGCTTCTACAGCCACTTCGCTTCGCGCGAGGCTTGTCTGGCCGAGGCGGCAACACGCGAAGCGGAGCTGCTCGTGCAGCGGCTGGGCTCGCGCAGGCGCGCGTTGCGGGACGCTCCCATGGCGCTGCGACGGTCTCGTGAGGCCGCGGTCGCGGGGCTGGAGATGGCGCTCGCACACCTCGCGACGCACGACGAGCTGCGCGCCCTGATCGCGATGCGGCACGCCGAGCACGCCGCCGGAGACGCCGTTCGAGCCGCGCTAGCGCGCTTGCGTGATGGGCTCGTCAAGGATCTCGACGTCTTCGGTGTGGTCGCGCCCCGCGACGCCACCATGCGTGTGGAGCTGATGATGGCGCTCACGTCGGAAGCTGCCGACGGAGTGCATGAGGGGCGTTACACCCTGGACGCTGTCGTTCCCGTGCTCATGGACCAGGTCGGCGCGCTGTTTCCCAGATCCGACACACCTTAG
- a CDS encoding methyltransferase domain-containing protein, with amino-acid sequence MSDPTPPPSADAIQSFVRDYYGKQLASSADLATNACCASGAPAPWIADALANVHPDVEARFYGCGFPIPHALTGATVVDLGCGTGRDVFVLAQMAGPEGVVHGVDMTAEQLDLARATEAWHAQRFGFPEPNTRFHRGFIEDLRDVGLADASVDVVVSNCVVNLSPRKDLVLTEVARVLRTGGELYLSDVVVDRRLPEHVQRDPVLYAECLGGALYEADFLHLAKGLGFTDPRVVTRAPIVIQSPEVAGKIGPARFSSVTYRLFKLPGLDPQCEDYGQVATYRGGISGAETLFWLDDHHAFERGRPERVCRNTAAMLNATRFAPFFDVTVPGEHYGAFPCDPTLAARHYAEAQASAGPGACC; translated from the coding sequence ATGAGCGACCCCACCCCGCCCCCGAGCGCCGACGCGATCCAGAGCTTCGTGCGCGACTACTATGGAAAGCAGCTCGCTTCGAGCGCCGACCTGGCCACGAACGCCTGCTGCGCAAGCGGCGCGCCCGCCCCCTGGATCGCCGACGCGCTCGCCAACGTCCACCCCGACGTCGAGGCGCGCTTCTACGGCTGCGGCTTCCCCATCCCGCACGCGCTCACCGGCGCGACGGTGGTCGACCTCGGCTGCGGCACGGGGCGCGACGTGTTCGTTCTCGCGCAGATGGCGGGGCCGGAGGGTGTCGTCCACGGCGTGGACATGACCGCCGAGCAGCTGGACCTGGCGCGCGCCACCGAGGCCTGGCACGCGCAGCGCTTCGGGTTCCCCGAACCGAACACGCGCTTCCACCGGGGCTTCATCGAGGACCTGCGTGACGTAGGACTCGCGGACGCGTCGGTGGACGTCGTCGTGTCCAACTGCGTCGTGAACCTGAGTCCGCGCAAGGACCTCGTCCTGACCGAGGTCGCGCGCGTCCTGCGGACCGGCGGCGAGCTGTACCTGAGCGACGTGGTGGTCGACCGACGCCTGCCAGAGCACGTGCAGCGAGACCCCGTGCTGTACGCCGAGTGCCTGGGCGGCGCGCTCTACGAGGCGGACTTCCTGCACCTCGCGAAGGGGCTCGGGTTCACCGACCCGCGGGTCGTCACGCGCGCTCCGATCGTCATCCAGAGCCCAGAGGTCGCCGGCAAGATCGGCCCCGCCCGGTTCTCGTCCGTCACGTACCGCCTGTTCAAGCTCCCAGGGCTGGACCCGCAGTGCGAGGACTACGGCCAGGTCGCCACCTACCGCGGTGGCATCTCCGGGGCGGAGACGCTGTTCTGGTTGGACGACCACCACGCCTTCGAGCGTGGTCGCCCCGAGCGGGTCTGCCGCAACACCGCCGCCATGTTGAACGCCACGCGCTTCGCGCCGTTCTTCGACGTCACCGTCCCGGGGGAGCACTACGGCGCGTTCCCGTGCGACCCCACCCTGGCCGCGCGGCACTACGCCGAGGCGCAGGCCAGCGCCGGCCCGGGCGCCTGCTGCTAG
- a CDS encoding ribosome maturation factor RimP, protein MSKRTDTLISTLESIVEPVCSAHGVELVEVRHVPQKDGAVVRITIDRARVDGKDGSDITLTDCTDVSRDVSAALDVHEDVLPGAYHLEVSSPGLERPLVKPADFERFAGREVSVRTLVPLEGTKQRKFQGDLKGFARSEDGAEFVELNVNGSELRIPFDSITQAHLVYRF, encoded by the coding sequence ATGTCGAAACGCACGGACACTCTCATCAGCACGCTCGAGTCCATCGTCGAGCCGGTCTGCTCCGCCCACGGAGTCGAGCTGGTGGAGGTGCGCCATGTGCCCCAGAAGGATGGGGCGGTCGTCCGCATCACCATCGACCGGGCGCGCGTGGACGGCAAGGACGGCAGCGACATCACGCTGACCGACTGCACGGACGTGAGCCGTGATGTGTCGGCCGCGCTGGACGTGCACGAAGACGTGCTCCCCGGCGCCTACCACCTCGAGGTGAGCTCCCCCGGGCTCGAGCGGCCGCTGGTCAAGCCGGCCGACTTCGAGCGCTTTGCCGGGCGTGAGGTGAGCGTCCGCACGCTGGTGCCGCTCGAGGGCACCAAGCAACGTAAGTTCCAGGGCGATCTGAAGGGCTTCGCACGCTCCGAAGATGGCGCCGAGTTCGTCGAGCTGAACGTGAATGGATCGGAGCTACGTATCCCGTTCGATTCCATCACCCAAGCCCATCTGGTGTATCGGTTCTGA
- a CDS encoding acyl-CoA dehydrogenase C-terminal domain-containing protein, with amino-acid sequence MPQYKAPLRDTRFLINEVLDYPGHYAQLPNGAEATPDVVDSILDHCAKFCEGVLAPLNQSGDKEGCTLADGNVSTPKGFKEAYDQFVEGGWQGLSHPEQYGGQGMPMSLGVFKAEMMGTANWSFNMYPGLSLGAMNTIMLHGTDEQRDAYMPPLTEGRWMGTMCLTEPQCGTDLGQVSSKAVPRGDGSYDVTGTKIFISAGDHDLCENIVHVVLARLPGAPAGTRGISLFIIPKFVPRADGGVGEFNNVTCSGIEHKMGIKASATCTIEFEGSRAFMLGPENKGLECMFTFMNTARIGTALQGVCATELAYQGALAYAQDRRSMRALSGKKEPDKVADAIHHHGDVRRLLLTMKAISEGGRAMLYHAAKLADHMTVAVEQGNDAERELWDERLGFYTPILKGFLTEIGFECTNMGVQVFGGHGYIGEHGMEQIVRDTRISTLYEGTTGIQALDLLGRKVLIASKGKAIAEYTAEIMKFCGEHATNAKMRPYIVALGKVCAQWNYLTLRVAIGARKDRDVVAANAVDFLMYSGYAMMAFFWAKMMAVAFAKLESGDGMETPEFYKAKIQTGEFYFDRVLPRSRAHAGAITAPVKSTMQMPIEAFFAR; translated from the coding sequence ATGCCGCAGTACAAAGCCCCCCTTCGGGACACGCGCTTCCTCATCAACGAAGTCCTCGACTACCCCGGTCACTACGCCCAGCTGCCCAACGGCGCCGAGGCGACTCCGGACGTGGTGGACAGCATCCTCGACCACTGCGCCAAGTTCTGCGAGGGCGTGCTCGCGCCTCTGAACCAGTCCGGCGACAAGGAGGGCTGCACGCTCGCGGACGGCAACGTCAGCACGCCGAAGGGCTTCAAGGAAGCCTACGACCAGTTTGTGGAAGGTGGCTGGCAGGGGCTCTCGCACCCCGAGCAATACGGCGGGCAGGGCATGCCGATGTCGCTGGGCGTCTTCAAGGCCGAGATGATGGGCACGGCCAACTGGTCGTTCAACATGTACCCGGGCCTCAGCCTGGGCGCGATGAACACCATCATGCTGCACGGCACGGACGAGCAGCGTGACGCCTACATGCCGCCCCTCACCGAGGGGCGCTGGATGGGCACCATGTGCCTCACCGAGCCCCAGTGCGGCACCGACCTGGGTCAGGTCAGCAGCAAGGCCGTGCCGCGCGGCGACGGCAGCTACGATGTGACCGGCACGAAGATCTTCATCTCGGCTGGCGACCACGACCTGTGCGAGAACATCGTGCACGTCGTGTTGGCGCGTCTGCCCGGTGCCCCCGCCGGCACACGCGGCATCTCGCTGTTCATCATCCCGAAGTTCGTGCCCAGGGCGGACGGCGGCGTGGGCGAGTTCAACAACGTCACCTGCAGCGGCATCGAGCACAAGATGGGCATCAAGGCCTCGGCCACGTGCACCATCGAGTTCGAGGGCTCCCGCGCGTTCATGCTGGGGCCCGAGAACAAGGGCCTCGAGTGCATGTTCACGTTCATGAACACGGCCCGCATCGGCACGGCGCTGCAGGGCGTGTGCGCCACCGAGCTGGCGTACCAGGGCGCGCTGGCCTACGCGCAGGACCGCCGCTCCATGCGCGCGCTGTCCGGCAAGAAGGAGCCCGACAAGGTGGCTGACGCCATCCACCACCACGGCGACGTGCGGCGCCTGCTGCTCACCATGAAGGCCATCTCCGAGGGTGGGCGCGCGATGCTCTACCACGCGGCCAAGCTGGCCGACCACATGACGGTGGCGGTCGAGCAGGGCAACGACGCCGAGCGCGAGCTGTGGGACGAGCGGCTGGGCTTCTACACGCCCATCCTCAAGGGCTTCCTCACCGAGATCGGCTTCGAGTGCACCAACATGGGCGTGCAGGTCTTCGGCGGGCACGGCTACATCGGCGAGCACGGCATGGAGCAGATCGTGCGCGATACGCGCATCTCGACGCTCTACGAGGGCACGACGGGTATCCAGGCGCTCGACCTGCTGGGCCGCAAGGTGCTCATCGCGAGCAAGGGCAAGGCCATCGCCGAGTACACCGCCGAGATCATGAAGTTCTGTGGTGAGCACGCCACGAACGCGAAGATGCGCCCGTACATCGTCGCGCTGGGCAAGGTCTGCGCGCAGTGGAACTACCTCACCCTGCGCGTGGCCATCGGCGCCCGCAAGGACCGTGACGTGGTGGCGGCCAACGCCGTCGACTTCTTGATGTACTCCGGCTACGCGATGATGGCGTTCTTCTGGGCCAAGATGATGGCCGTGGCGTTCGCCAAGCTGGAGAGCGGGGACGGCATGGAGACGCCAGAGTTCTACAAGGCCAAGATCCAGACGGGTGAGTTTTACTTCGACCGCGTCTTGCCGCGCAGCCGCGCGCACGCGGGCGCCATCACCGCGCCGGTCAAGAGCACCATGCAGATGCCCATCGAGGCGTTCTTCGCACGCTGA
- a CDS encoding L,D-transpeptidase, whose translation MSLPHAHSRSPLPFRPCLRTGRGVSSIRRGLGLCGLAAVLVAGCGGEPAEGTDEPSVAETAGTEGEGSEPTTATEAASDAEDGGVEDGGADGGEATAGVPKRIFAGRFVVNVRVGAAETATRIGRLRAGAVLTAKTSSPVGYDDCPGGWYELSTGGFVCNRREVIAFDGDRLPEVRFRQPRMADPLPYEYGYIRSEVPVYRRPPTDAEAMEHEGWRPPRPEGEEEAAAGTVSGTARPDGGSGNAVAAGTAARPAGSTPAPAGEVAASGMQAAAAGNPAATPAGEGAPTMASARPAEAAVAAAGSAPPVAAAPAESEEPEAEEPAEPITLESLRGEGVVHHRAMRGFWVSLDRRIRSGPRRYWRTQNAGFVPARAVATREGSSFQGLALDETTTLPVGFISRRQGTNAETMDPERGRLRRARRAYHRDSFAIAREERVGNRDYYVTADGLYYRADQVMRVDRVEREERIPAGVKWVEVNLENQTLVAYDGDTPAYVTLISSGRVKRRGDEDHDHHTPSGVFRIREKHITNTMDGDGTVVDGPYSIEDVPYVQYFWRSYAFHTAFWHDNFGRTKSHGCVNMSPLDSRWLFNWTTPGLPTGWHSVWAPEDEEDTTPTYVWVHGETPLG comes from the coding sequence ATGTCTCTGCCTCACGCTCACTCGCGTTCGCCTCTTCCGTTCCGCCCATGCCTGCGCACGGGCCGTGGCGTCTCTAGCATCCGTCGTGGACTGGGGCTGTGTGGCCTCGCGGCGGTCCTGGTTGCGGGCTGCGGTGGCGAACCGGCCGAGGGCACCGACGAGCCGAGCGTCGCGGAGACGGCGGGCACCGAAGGGGAAGGCAGCGAGCCGACCACCGCGACCGAGGCGGCCAGCGATGCGGAAGACGGCGGCGTGGAGGATGGTGGCGCCGACGGGGGCGAGGCGACCGCGGGGGTGCCCAAGCGCATCTTCGCGGGACGGTTCGTGGTGAACGTGCGTGTCGGTGCCGCCGAGACGGCCACGCGCATCGGCCGGCTGCGTGCGGGGGCGGTGCTCACCGCCAAGACCTCCTCGCCCGTGGGCTACGACGACTGCCCGGGTGGGTGGTACGAGTTGAGCACGGGGGGCTTCGTTTGCAACCGACGCGAGGTCATCGCGTTCGACGGTGATCGCCTGCCCGAGGTGCGCTTCCGTCAGCCCCGTATGGCGGACCCGCTGCCGTACGAGTACGGCTACATCCGCAGCGAAGTGCCCGTCTATCGCCGCCCGCCGACCGACGCCGAGGCGATGGAGCACGAGGGCTGGCGCCCGCCGCGTCCAGAGGGCGAGGAAGAGGCAGCTGCCGGCACCGTGAGCGGCACCGCGCGCCCCGACGGTGGTTCGGGCAACGCCGTCGCGGCAGGTACCGCGGCGCGTCCTGCGGGCTCGACGCCCGCACCTGCAGGCGAGGTCGCGGCCAGCGGCATGCAGGCTGCGGCGGCGGGCAACCCTGCGGCGACGCCAGCAGGGGAGGGAGCGCCGACGATGGCCTCCGCGCGACCCGCGGAAGCGGCCGTGGCAGCCGCCGGGTCTGCTCCGCCCGTCGCGGCGGCGCCCGCCGAGAGCGAGGAGCCCGAGGCCGAGGAGCCCGCCGAGCCCATCACGTTGGAGTCGCTGCGAGGGGAGGGCGTGGTGCACCACCGGGCGATGCGTGGCTTCTGGGTCAGCCTGGACCGCCGCATCCGCTCGGGTCCGCGGCGCTACTGGCGCACCCAGAACGCTGGCTTCGTGCCCGCCCGGGCCGTCGCCACACGCGAGGGCAGCTCCTTCCAGGGGCTGGCGCTGGACGAGACCACCACCTTGCCCGTCGGGTTCATCTCACGGCGCCAGGGCACCAACGCCGAGACCATGGATCCCGAGCGTGGGCGCCTGCGTCGCGCGCGGCGCGCCTATCACCGCGACTCGTTCGCCATCGCGCGTGAGGAGCGCGTGGGCAACCGCGACTACTACGTCACCGCCGACGGGCTCTACTACCGCGCGGACCAGGTCATGCGGGTGGACCGCGTCGAGCGGGAGGAGCGCATCCCCGCGGGCGTGAAGTGGGTGGAGGTGAACCTCGAGAACCAAACCCTCGTGGCCTACGATGGCGACACGCCCGCCTATGTGACGCTCATCTCTTCCGGGCGCGTGAAGCGGCGCGGGGACGAGGACCACGATCACCACACGCCGAGCGGTGTGTTCCGCATTCGCGAGAAGCACATCACGAACACGATGGACGGTGACGGCACGGTCGTGGACGGTCCATACAGCATCGAGGATGTGCCCTACGTGCAGTACTTCTGGCGCTCCTATGCGTTCCACACGGCCTTCTGGCACGACAACTTCGGGCGCACGAAGAGCCATGGCTGCGTGAACATGTCGCCCCTCGACTCGCGCTGGCTCTTCAACTGGACCACGCCCGGCCTCCCGACCGGCTGGCACTCCGTGTGGGCGCCCGAAGACGAAGAGGACACCACGCCCACGTACGTCTGGGTGCACGGCGAGACACCGCTGGGCTGA
- a CDS encoding adenine phosphoribosyltransferase produces the protein MSNTDARLALVEGLIREVPDFPKPGILFKDITPLLADAEGFATAVELMRESVADLGVDAIVGVEARGFLFGVALASALRCGFVPVRKPGKLPADTVSVTYELEYGSDTLEIHRDALRAGTRVLIVDDLLATGGTAAATAALVERTGARVVGLAVLIDLAFLGGAAKLNAPVRAVLTYS, from the coding sequence ATGAGCAACACCGACGCGCGCCTGGCCTTGGTAGAAGGCCTCATCCGAGAGGTCCCGGACTTCCCGAAGCCCGGCATCCTCTTCAAGGACATTACGCCTCTGCTCGCGGACGCGGAGGGGTTCGCCACGGCGGTGGAGCTCATGCGGGAGTCGGTCGCGGACCTCGGCGTGGACGCGATCGTGGGGGTCGAGGCGCGCGGCTTCCTGTTCGGTGTGGCGCTGGCTTCCGCGCTGCGCTGCGGGTTCGTGCCGGTACGCAAGCCGGGGAAGCTCCCCGCGGACACCGTCTCCGTGACCTACGAGCTCGAGTACGGGAGCGATACGCTCGAGATCCATCGTGACGCGCTACGCGCCGGCACGCGAGTGCTCATCGTGGACGACCTGCTCGCCACGGGAGGCACGGCCGCCGCCACCGCAGCGCTGGTAGAGCGGACGGGCGCACGCGTCGTGGGCCTCGCCGTGCTCATCGACCTGGCCTTCTTGGGGGGCGCCGCCAAGCTGAACGCGCCGGTGCGCGCGGTGCTGACGTATTCGTGA
- the smpB gene encoding SsrA-binding protein SmpB has translation MELLVCRNPKAAQLYDIEDKLEVGMVLTGSEVKSLRNRKGDLDGAYAVIENEELFLHKMHIAPYAQSGYAGHVPKAVRKLLAHREEIDKWRGKLTTKGYTLVPLQVYFKNGVAKCQLGLGRGKKKGDEREALKAKAELNEAREAARRR, from the coding sequence ATGGAGCTGCTCGTCTGCCGCAACCCGAAGGCAGCGCAGCTGTACGACATCGAGGACAAGCTCGAGGTGGGCATGGTGCTCACCGGCAGCGAGGTGAAGAGTCTGCGCAACCGCAAGGGCGACCTGGACGGGGCGTACGCGGTCATCGAGAACGAAGAGCTGTTCCTGCACAAGATGCACATCGCGCCCTACGCGCAGAGCGGCTACGCGGGGCACGTGCCCAAGGCCGTGCGCAAGCTGCTGGCGCACCGCGAGGAGATCGACAAGTGGCGCGGCAAGCTCACGACCAAGGGCTACACGCTGGTCCCGCTGCAGGTCTACTTCAAGAACGGCGTGGCCAAGTGCCAGCTGGGGCTGGGGCGAGGCAAGAAGAAGGGCGACGAGCGCGAAGCCCTCAAGGCCAAGGCCGAGCTCAACGAGGCCCGCGAGGCGGCGCGGCGGCGATGA
- the thrC gene encoding threonine synthase, with translation MSLSASFRCTAGCSGSWPLDTVIYQCPTCGELLEVRHDIEALKAKSADEWKATFDGRWMTRQWPYGSGVWGKKEWVQPHLRDENVVSTAEGGSNLFWAERYGKSLGLDELWIKNCGNSHTGSFKDLGMTVLVSTVKQMIADGKPIKAIACASTGDTSAALAAYCASAGIPSVVLLPKGKISTAQLVQPLANGAKVCALDTDFDGCMAIVQKLALEQGIYLANSMNSLRLEGQKTVAIEIAQQFDWNVPDWVIIPGGNLGNVAALGAGFDMLFELGLVNRRPRLMLAQAQQANPLYLAYKAGYDKFAAITAGPTEASAIRIGNPVSVRRAIRTLQKFDGIVEQASEAELAEASASADRSGAYTCPHTGVALAALEKQVAAGNIQPGQRVVVVSTANGLKFTQFKIRYHESRIEGVTSQHPNAPIDLPNDFEAVKREVLGGFHL, from the coding sequence ATGTCCCTCAGCGCTTCGTTCCGATGCACCGCGGGCTGCTCCGGCAGCTGGCCCCTCGACACCGTCATCTATCAATGCCCGACGTGCGGTGAGCTGCTGGAGGTGCGCCACGACATCGAGGCCCTCAAGGCCAAGAGCGCGGACGAGTGGAAGGCCACCTTCGACGGTCGCTGGATGACCCGCCAGTGGCCCTACGGCAGCGGCGTGTGGGGCAAGAAGGAGTGGGTGCAGCCGCACCTGCGCGACGAGAACGTGGTGAGCACCGCCGAGGGCGGCAGCAACCTCTTCTGGGCCGAGCGCTACGGCAAGTCGCTGGGCCTCGACGAGCTGTGGATCAAGAACTGCGGCAACTCGCACACCGGGTCGTTCAAGGACCTGGGCATGACGGTGCTCGTCAGCACGGTGAAGCAGATGATCGCGGACGGAAAGCCCATCAAGGCCATCGCGTGCGCGTCCACCGGCGACACCAGCGCGGCCCTCGCCGCCTACTGCGCCAGCGCCGGGATCCCCAGCGTGGTGCTGCTGCCCAAGGGCAAGATCAGCACGGCCCAGCTGGTGCAGCCCCTCGCCAACGGCGCCAAGGTGTGCGCGCTCGACACAGACTTCGATGGCTGCATGGCCATCGTGCAGAAGCTCGCGCTGGAGCAGGGCATCTACCTGGCCAACTCCATGAACTCGCTGCGCCTCGAGGGGCAGAAGACGGTCGCCATCGAGATCGCCCAGCAGTTCGACTGGAACGTGCCCGATTGGGTCATCATCCCCGGCGGCAACCTGGGCAACGTGGCCGCGCTCGGCGCGGGCTTCGACATGCTCTTCGAGCTCGGCCTGGTGAACCGCCGCCCGCGCCTCATGCTGGCTCAGGCGCAGCAGGCCAACCCTCTCTACCTCGCCTACAAGGCGGGCTACGACAAGTTCGCAGCCATCACGGCCGGCCCCACCGAGGCCAGCGCCATCCGCATCGGCAACCCGGTCAGCGTGCGCCGCGCCATCCGCACGCTGCAGAAGTTCGACGGCATCGTCGAGCAAGCGAGCGAAGCCGAGCTGGCCGAGGCCTCCGCCAGCGCCGACCGCAGCGGCGCCTACACCTGCCCGCACACAGGTGTCGCGCTCGCAGCCCTGGAGAAGCAGGTGGCCGCGGGGAACATCCAGCCCGGTCAACGGGTCGTGGTCGTCTCCACCGCCAATGGCCTGAAGTTCACGCAGTTCAAGATTCGCTACCACGAGAGCCGCATCGAGGGTGTGACCAGCCAGCACCCCAACGCGCCGATCGACCTGCCGAACGACTTCGAGGCCGTGAAGCGCGAAGTCCTGGGCGGCTTCCACCTCTGA
- a CDS encoding MBL fold metallo-hydrolase translates to MAQGSDHFDGRRFFNQHASGKRHSSSSDTFKWFATRKRPKITPVPSEPGSAPVERVMGPDVRVTWVGHATVLLQHDGLNMLTDPIWAERCSPFVFAGPKRFRAPGIRFEDLPPIDVVLLSHDHYDHLCVWTLQRLQTHSAPIIVTGKRVGEVLARNGIGNVVELDWWESTEVAPGVLVVFTPAQHFSGRSLTDLDKRLWGGLYVHAPAGGIYYAGDTGYCPHFREVRERLGSPRVALLPIGAFEPRWFMSPVHMDPAQAVQAHLDLGAVTSVAVHYGSFALADDAQGQPERELTAALTERKVSPQRFRMIEHGLAVTLPRNAREHGEDARP, encoded by the coding sequence ATGGCGCAGGGCTCTGATCATTTCGACGGGAGACGCTTCTTCAACCAGCACGCCTCCGGCAAGCGCCACAGCAGCAGCAGCGACACCTTCAAGTGGTTCGCCACGCGCAAGCGCCCGAAGATCACGCCAGTACCGAGTGAGCCTGGGTCGGCGCCAGTCGAGCGCGTGATGGGCCCCGACGTGCGCGTCACGTGGGTGGGTCACGCCACCGTCCTGTTGCAGCACGATGGGCTGAACATGCTGACGGACCCCATCTGGGCCGAGCGCTGCAGCCCGTTCGTGTTCGCGGGCCCCAAGCGGTTCAGAGCGCCTGGGATCCGCTTCGAGGACCTGCCTCCCATCGATGTGGTGCTTCTCAGCCACGACCACTACGACCACCTCTGCGTATGGACGCTGCAGCGCCTGCAGACGCACTCGGCCCCGATCATCGTCACCGGCAAGCGTGTGGGCGAGGTGCTCGCGCGCAACGGCATAGGCAACGTGGTGGAGCTCGACTGGTGGGAGTCCACCGAGGTCGCTCCCGGCGTGCTCGTGGTGTTCACCCCGGCACAACACTTCTCGGGGCGCTCCCTGACCGACCTCGACAAGCGCCTGTGGGGTGGGCTGTACGTGCACGCGCCGGCGGGAGGCATCTACTACGCGGGGGATACGGGCTACTGCCCACACTTCCGGGAGGTGCGCGAGCGCCTCGGCAGCCCGCGCGTGGCGCTCCTGCCCATCGGCGCGTTCGAGCCGCGCTGGTTCATGTCGCCTGTCCACATGGACCCGGCGCAGGCCGTGCAAGCTCACCTGGACCTCGGCGCCGTCACGTCGGTGGCGGTCCACTACGGCAGCTTCGCGCTGGCCGACGACGCGCAGGGGCAGCCGGAGCGGGAGCTCACCGCAGCGCTCACGGAGCGCAAGGTCAGCCCGCAGCGCTTTCGCATGATCGAGCACGGCTTGGCCGTGACGCTGCCACGCAACGCGCGGGAGCACGGCGAGGATGCGCGCCCCTGA
- a CDS encoding YbjN domain-containing protein, with translation MTTGTDARIDRDNLADHLRSLGYTPTPIANDTWRAHLGAAGRSFPLLVRAHAGYVTFAIVPVFKTPEDSTRAAALYDELLRLNQVLMFAKFSIDDDLDVVLSVEYPLGTLDPSEVSDALAALAHYADVHYAHLSTLLG, from the coding sequence ATGACGACTGGCACGGACGCGCGCATCGATCGGGACAACCTGGCGGACCACCTCCGGTCGCTCGGGTACACACCCACCCCCATCGCGAACGACACGTGGCGCGCGCACTTGGGCGCGGCCGGGCGCAGCTTCCCGCTGCTCGTGCGTGCCCACGCCGGGTACGTCACGTTCGCCATCGTGCCCGTCTTCAAGACCCCCGAGGACAGCACGCGGGCCGCGGCGCTCTATGACGAGCTGCTGCGCCTCAACCAGGTGCTCATGTTCGCGAAGTTCTCCATCGATGACGATCTCGACGTCGTGTTGTCGGTGGAGTACCCCCTCGGTACGCTCGATCCGAGCGAGGTGAGCGACGCCCTGGCTGCGCTGGCGCACTACGCGGACGTGCACTACGCGCACCTCTCCACGCTGTTGGGCTGA